Proteins encoded in a region of the Anopheles ziemanni chromosome 2, idAnoZiCoDA_A2_x.2, whole genome shotgun sequence genome:
- the LOC131282948 gene encoding small ribosomal subunit protein eS24, translated as MTTATIRTRRFMTNRLLARKQMVCDVLHPGLASVPKKEIRDKVAAMYKTTPDVVFVFGFRTNFGGGKSTGFALIYDTLDYAKKFEPKHRLGRHGLYEKKKMTRKQRKERKNRMKKVRGTKKAKVGQAVKK; from the coding sequence ATGACCACGGCAACCATTCGTACTCGTCGCTTCATGACCAACCGGCTGTTGGCCCGCAAGCAGATGGTCTGCGACGTCCTGCACCCCGGGCTTGCCTCGGTCCCCAAGAAGGAGATCCGTGACAAGGTTGCTGCGATGTACAAAACGACCCCCGATGTGGTGTTCGTGTTCGGTTTCCGCACCAACTTCGGTGGCGGCAAGTCGACCGGCTTCGCCCTAATCTACGACACCCTGGATTACGCCAAGAAGTTCGAACCCAAGCACCGCCTCGGTCGCCACGGACTGtacgagaagaagaagatgactCGCAAGCAGCGCAAGGAACGCAAGAACCGTATGAAGAAGGTGCGCGGTACCAAGAAGGCCAAGGTTGGCCAGGCCGTCAAGAAGTAA